A region of Tolypothrix sp. NIES-4075 DNA encodes the following proteins:
- a CDS encoding DUF1802 family protein gives MNQQTLIPTALCLPIPDIEALIQGRTIVALPRMFIRPGQQFSLYPANYSTIPLSVERYYRSNFLPIAQTAFKLLSSDKVLIKAWAKCEQCQILDETKSLEVLSQLTIWTKEGLQEIIRQRQHIFITYLRVYQLSSSQEVLVNHNIQEKVGKFVSLPLTVSDTKPVLSDRLFNIRKHQLQNLQPPLHPELEQLQSALISLATTNPAAKQLEQDIKVFLGWSSEQFVKQIDSDLAWINDIAKLGDRSIEQEEKKSNYQAGTDFENITRQSLNFLGFQVEEDYKGGAGGLDLFCSQPYPLVCECKAGKSIPDRTVEELDRIGKRHLQENYMMAVRLIIGPGQPTKQLKQSAQISKISIINAMTLQKLVELKAKYPGSVNLVELKQYLETGQIDKKIDEYINQVEKKIALRSHLVKLVKQHQDNTGDEAVEVATLYGAYGYSNPPQSLTREQMHEILIELSSPLTGYLGRTKGNDWRSDRFYFLRDLPTS, from the coding sequence ATGAATCAGCAGACTTTGATTCCAACAGCACTATGTTTACCTATTCCTGATATTGAAGCTTTAATTCAGGGTCGAACAATTGTTGCTTTACCCAGGATGTTTATTCGTCCTGGGCAGCAATTTTCTCTTTATCCAGCCAATTATTCAACTATTCCGCTTTCAGTTGAACGATACTACCGCTCAAATTTTTTGCCAATTGCCCAAACTGCTTTCAAACTGCTTAGTTCTGATAAAGTATTGATTAAAGCTTGGGCTAAATGTGAACAGTGCCAAATATTAGATGAGACTAAATCTTTAGAAGTTTTATCTCAGCTAACAATATGGACGAAAGAAGGTTTACAGGAAATTATACGACAGCGACAACATATTTTTATAACTTATTTGCGCGTATACCAACTCTCTTCTTCTCAAGAAGTGTTAGTTAATCATAATATTCAGGAAAAGGTAGGAAAGTTTGTAAGTTTGCCTTTGACTGTTTCTGACACCAAGCCGGTGTTAAGCGATCGCCTCTTCAATATCCGCAAACACCAGTTACAAAATTTACAACCACCCCTGCATCCGGAATTAGAACAATTGCAAAGTGCTTTAATTTCCCTTGCTACCACCAACCCAGCAGCTAAACAATTAGAACAAGATATCAAAGTCTTTTTAGGTTGGAGTAGCGAGCAATTTGTCAAACAAATTGATTCAGATTTAGCTTGGATAAATGATATTGCCAAATTAGGCGATCGCAGCATCGAACAAGAAGAGAAAAAAAGCAACTATCAAGCCGGCACAGATTTTGAAAATATTACTCGTCAAAGTCTTAATTTTTTAGGATTTCAAGTTGAGGAAGACTATAAAGGTGGTGCAGGAGGTTTAGACTTATTTTGCTCACAACCCTATCCCCTCGTTTGTGAATGTAAGGCTGGTAAAAGCATACCCGATCGCACTGTTGAGGAATTGGATCGAATTGGCAAAAGACATCTTCAAGAAAATTATATGATGGCTGTTCGGTTGATTATCGGTCCTGGTCAACCAACAAAACAACTTAAACAATCTGCCCAAATATCTAAAATCAGTATTATTAATGCTATGACTTTACAAAAGCTAGTTGAATTAAAAGCAAAATATCCTGGTTCGGTAAATTTAGTTGAATTGAAGCAATATTTAGAAACCGGACAAATTGACAAGAAAATTGATGAATATATTAATCAAGTAGAAAAAAAGATTGCGTTGCGATCGCATTTAGTCAAACTTGTAAAACAGCATCAAGATAATACGGGGGATGAAGCAGTTGAAGTTGCAACGCTATATGGAGCCTACGGCTATTCTAACCCACCTCAATCGTTAACTCGTGAGCAAATGCACGAAATATTAATTGAACTTTCATCACCTTTAACAGGGTATTTGGGACGAACTAAAGGCAACGATTGGAGAAGCGATCGCTTTTATTTTCTCCGGGACTTACCAACTAGCTAA
- a CDS encoding aspartyl protease, with product MIQGTFGERGQLFFEIELIGADNLNLPVDAMLDTGFTGFIAMNKQDLDSLDWTYIGRDELRTAQGESLFEIYLGKVLLDEQEYEIPIFAGDEITEVLLGSEWLKILPLVVNYQVKILTLG from the coding sequence ATGATACAGGGTACATTTGGTGAGAGGGGTCAGTTGTTTTTTGAGATTGAATTAATTGGTGCTGATAATTTAAATCTACCTGTGGATGCGATGTTAGATACTGGTTTCACAGGCTTTATCGCAATGAATAAACAAGATTTAGATAGTCTTGATTGGACTTATATTGGTCGAGATGAGTTGCGAACCGCACAAGGGGAAAGTCTTTTTGAAATTTATTTAGGTAAGGTACTTTTGGATGAACAAGAGTATGAAATTCCGATTTTTGCCGGAGATGAAATTACAGAAGTATTGTTAGGTTCAGAGTGGTTAAAAATTTTGCCGTTAGTGGTGAATTATCAAGTTAAAATATTGACGCTAGGATAA
- a CDS encoding RNA ligase family protein, with translation MYSSTWNFTSYEKIDESFHRWQIDEAGHRLLEKIDWVVTEKIHGANFCFVTDGQVIRCANRKKFLDTNENFFDYQKLQSRLNDNIKRAFIITQSKHPQISRIFIYGELFGGSYPHPDVTPDLSVQPVQTGIYYSPTIEFCAFDIAFESDGATRTYLDYDKAIDILQSAGIFYAVPLFIGRYNEAIAFEINFSSTIPPLLNLPPLHDENKAEGIVIKPIKIIYIDTPKGKIRPVLKRKITEFSEEKRFHLAEKWSEQSFIKQDDLEILQWSAFNLITENSLRNAISKIGYIKPREKSRARELFNLVIEDVIEQLSENQELLLKEITQHDKNQLLAFIKAEMRKLLKNYFDKETRRV, from the coding sequence ATGTATAGCTCCACATGGAATTTTACTAGCTATGAGAAGATTGATGAGTCTTTCCATCGCTGGCAAATTGATGAAGCCGGACATCGCTTGCTTGAAAAAATCGATTGGGTAGTAACTGAAAAAATTCACGGAGCTAATTTTTGTTTCGTCACTGATGGTCAGGTAATTCGCTGTGCTAATCGGAAAAAGTTTTTAGATACAAACGAGAACTTTTTTGATTATCAAAAACTACAGTCAAGACTCAACGATAATATAAAACGCGCTTTTATAATTACCCAAAGCAAACATCCTCAAATTAGCCGTATATTCATTTATGGGGAATTATTTGGTGGTAGTTATCCCCATCCTGATGTCACACCCGATTTATCTGTCCAACCTGTGCAAACGGGTATTTATTATTCACCAACGATAGAATTTTGTGCCTTTGATATTGCATTTGAAAGTGATGGTGCAACGCGAACATATCTGGATTATGACAAAGCTATAGATATCTTGCAATCGGCGGGAATTTTTTATGCAGTGCCACTTTTTATTGGTAGATATAATGAAGCGATCGCTTTTGAAATTAATTTTTCATCAACGATTCCGCCATTACTAAATTTACCACCACTACATGACGAAAACAAAGCAGAAGGTATTGTAATTAAACCCATAAAAATTATCTATATTGACACCCCAAAAGGCAAAATTAGACCTGTTCTCAAACGCAAAATTACTGAATTCTCTGAAGAAAAACGATTTCACTTAGCTGAAAAATGGTCTGAGCAATCATTTATCAAGCAAGATGATTTAGAGATTTTGCAATGGTCAGCATTTAACTTGATTACAGAAAATAGTTTGCGAAACGCAATTTCTAAGATAGGATACATTAAACCGAGAGAAAAGAGCAGAGCTAGAGAATTATTTAACCTTGTGATTGAGGATGTTATCGAGCAACTGAGTGAAAATCAAGAACTGTTGTTAAAGGAAATTACACAACATGATAAAAATCAATTATTAGCATTTATTAAGGCAGAAATGCGTAAGTTGTTAAAGAATTATTTTGATAAAGAAACAAGAAGGGTATAA
- a CDS encoding cupin, whose product MKNMRSLEIRPLESIKGGMTHFFTPQASHETMLVQIPGNTIDDLFVHKSQTDQLLLVKGKFVLVSLINRKYEYIALSEDYPAVVTIPPGVLHGAINFSSEPCVLVNAVLRHRPTQERDYVTRGRPFPYDLAAAEAALNELSCTV is encoded by the coding sequence ATGAAAAACATGCGTTCGCTGGAAATCCGTCCCCTAGAATCTATCAAAGGAGGGATGACTCACTTTTTTACTCCCCAAGCTAGTCATGAAACAATGCTGGTGCAAATTCCTGGAAATACAATAGATGATTTGTTTGTTCATAAATCACAAACAGACCAATTATTACTAGTTAAAGGTAAGTTTGTTTTGGTAAGTTTAATTAACAGAAAATACGAATATATTGCTTTAAGTGAAGATTACCCAGCAGTAGTAACAATTCCACCCGGAGTCTTGCACGGAGCAATTAATTTCAGTTCCGAACCGTGCGTTTTAGTGAATGCAGTATTGCGTCACAGACCAACCCAAGAGCGCGATTATGTAACTCGCGGTAGACCATTTCCTTACGATTTGGCAGCAGCAGAAGCCGCGTTGAATGAACTAAGTTGCACAGTTTAG
- a CDS encoding glucose-6-phosphate isomerase, which produces MDATALWQRYQDWLYFHEGLGFYLDISRMRFDDAFVESLQPKFDKAFADMVELEKGAIANPDENRMVGHYWLRNHTLAPTPELQHEIVNTLEQIEAFAEKVKTGGIHPPRAQRFTDIISIGIGGSALGPQFVAEALAPDFPPLKIHFIDNSDPAGIDRILTHLRNSLASTLVLVISKSGGTPEPRNGMIEVKKAYAGQNLDFANYAVAITSADSNLDKLAKSEGWMATFPMYDWVGGRTSELSAVGLVPAALQGIDVRQMLEGAKEMDDATRIHDVKKNPAALLALSWYYAGNGRGEKDMVVLPYKDSLFLFSRYLQQLVMESLGKEKDLDGNTVYQGIAVYGNKGSTDQHAYVQQLREGVANFFATFIEVLEDRNGASPEIDPGVTSGDYLSGFLQGTRQALYENHRDSITVTIPQVNPRTVGALIALYERAVGFYASLVNINAYHQPGVEAGKKAAATILDLQKQVVEVLQTEKTPLTLKEIAEKANASNQIEPIYKIVRHLAANQRGVVLHGNLGEPSSLKISLS; this is translated from the coding sequence ATGGATGCTACGGCACTTTGGCAACGATACCAAGATTGGTTATATTTTCACGAAGGACTAGGATTTTATCTAGATATCAGTCGAATGCGGTTTGATGATGCCTTCGTAGAGTCGTTGCAGCCGAAGTTTGACAAAGCGTTTGCCGATATGGTGGAACTGGAGAAGGGAGCGATCGCCAATCCAGACGAAAATCGTATGGTAGGGCATTACTGGCTGCGAAATCATACTTTAGCACCTACTCCAGAACTTCAACACGAAATTGTCAACACCCTAGAGCAAATCGAAGCATTCGCCGAAAAAGTCAAAACAGGTGGAATTCATCCTCCTAGAGCGCAACGCTTTACTGATATTATCTCCATCGGTATTGGTGGATCTGCCCTCGGACCGCAATTTGTCGCGGAAGCGCTTGCTCCAGATTTCCCACCCCTGAAAATTCACTTTATCGACAATAGCGATCCGGCAGGTATCGATCGCATTTTGACTCATTTGCGAAACAGCCTTGCCAGCACTTTGGTGTTAGTTATCTCCAAATCTGGAGGAACACCGGAACCGCGCAACGGTATGATTGAAGTGAAAAAAGCTTACGCCGGACAGAATTTAGACTTTGCTAATTATGCAGTAGCTATCACCAGTGCCGATAGCAACCTTGATAAATTGGCAAAATCTGAAGGCTGGATGGCAACCTTTCCCATGTACGACTGGGTAGGAGGACGCACCTCTGAATTGTCTGCCGTCGGACTAGTACCTGCCGCATTACAAGGCATCGACGTTCGTCAGATGCTAGAAGGTGCGAAAGAAATGGACGACGCCACACGCATTCACGATGTCAAAAAGAACCCAGCAGCATTGTTAGCTTTGTCTTGGTACTATGCTGGCAACGGACGCGGCGAAAAAGACATGGTTGTCCTACCTTATAAAGACAGTTTATTTCTATTCAGCCGCTATTTGCAACAGCTGGTGATGGAATCTTTGGGCAAAGAAAAAGACTTAGACGGCAACACTGTTTATCAAGGCATCGCCGTTTATGGCAACAAAGGCTCAACAGACCAACACGCTTACGTGCAACAATTGCGCGAAGGTGTGGCGAATTTCTTCGCTACCTTCATCGAAGTATTGGAAGATCGTAACGGTGCATCTCCAGAAATAGATCCTGGAGTCACATCAGGCGATTATCTTTCTGGTTTTCTCCAAGGAACTAGACAAGCGCTTTATGAAAATCACCGCGATTCGATAACTGTCACCATTCCCCAAGTTAATCCTCGCACAGTCGGGGCATTAATTGCTTTATACGAACGCGCTGTTGGTTTTTATGCCAGCTTAGTCAACATTAATGCCTACCATCAACCTGGTGTAGAAGCTGGTAAAAAAGCCGCTGCTACCATTCTAGATTTGCAAAAACAAGTCGTGGAAGTGTTGCAAACCGAAAAAACTCCCCTTACTTTAAAGGAAATTGCCGAAAAAGCAAACGCATCCAACCAAATTGAGCCAATTTACAAAATTGTGCGTCATCTTGCCGCTAATCAGCGCGGTGTAGTGTTGCACGGCAATCTTGGAGAACCCAGTAGTTTAAAAATTTCTCTCAGTTGA
- a CDS encoding cytotoxic translational repressor of toxin-antitoxin stability system: protein MNREVRYAKSFLIDLKNLEPAAYQRVYNFVFIEFADKSPLHCLPELRQLDSDGIFHRFTLDNYLIGIEIRGQIVKFLRVVPMPDV, encoded by the coding sequence GTGAATCGGGAAGTCCGCTATGCAAAGTCTTTTTTAATAGATTTGAAAAATTTAGAACCGGCTGCCTACCAGCGGGTGTATAATTTTGTGTTTATTGAGTTTGCTGACAAGTCGCCACTGCATTGCTTACCAGAATTGCGGCAGTTAGACAGCGACGGCATTTTTCACCGCTTCACCCTGGATAATTATCTCATAGGCATAGAAATTAGAGGTCAAATCGTCAAATTCTTGCGAGTTGTACCTATGCCGGATGTTTAA
- a CDS encoding branched-chain amino acid ABC transporter permease yields MADYLIFLAISTSIFALFALGLNLQWGFTGLINFGHVAFMTLGAYTTVLLSLKGVPLLISAVIGGILAALLGLVIGFSTLRLREDYLAIVTIGVGELIRLVVNNQDLPVGDTWISGAFGVQSYAIPLSTAPNLIVRLIMIGLLTLLGGITLYSLWRWIRSTKKLGSKQEFATHLGVGILFALLTVAIYISGAIALYDYNPKAGLMLSSLLVLALVFWRLQVLVRSPWGRILKAIREDEEIPKALGKNVFWYKLQSLMLGGAIAGIAGAFFAWQLSAIYPDNFQPQLTFDCWIMVILGGSGNNIGTILGAVIYFAYDTLTREYLDDIFPSLSTEQAGAFRIMIIGLILIVLMVWRPQGILGKKEELTLGK; encoded by the coding sequence ATGGCTGACTATCTTATTTTCTTGGCGATTTCTACGTCTATTTTTGCTTTGTTCGCTTTGGGACTGAATTTGCAGTGGGGGTTTACGGGGTTAATTAACTTTGGACATGTTGCTTTTATGACTTTGGGAGCTTATACAACTGTGTTGTTAAGCTTAAAGGGGGTTCCCTTGTTGATTTCGGCGGTAATTGGGGGAATTTTGGCGGCTTTGTTAGGTTTGGTAATTGGTTTCTCAACTCTGCGTTTGCGAGAAGATTATCTGGCTATTGTGACTATCGGTGTTGGGGAACTGATTCGTTTGGTGGTGAATAACCAAGATTTACCTGTGGGTGATACTTGGATATCTGGGGCGTTTGGGGTGCAAAGTTATGCTATTCCTTTATCTACAGCGCCTAATTTGATTGTTAGATTAATCATGATTGGGTTGCTGACGCTGTTGGGTGGTATAACTTTATATTCGTTATGGCGTTGGATTCGCAGCACGAAAAAGTTAGGTAGCAAGCAAGAATTTGCTACACACTTAGGGGTGGGAATTTTATTTGCACTGTTGACAGTAGCAATTTATATTTCTGGGGCGATCGCGTTATATGATTACAACCCCAAAGCAGGTTTGATGCTGTCGTCACTGCTAGTATTAGCTTTGGTATTTTGGCGCTTGCAAGTTTTAGTGCGATCGCCTTGGGGTAGAATTCTCAAAGCTATCCGCGAAGATGAAGAAATTCCCAAGGCTTTGGGTAAAAATGTCTTTTGGTATAAACTACAATCTTTAATGTTGGGTGGTGCGATCGCTGGCATTGCTGGTGCTTTCTTTGCATGGCAACTCAGCGCGATTTATCCTGATAATTTCCAACCACAGCTAACCTTTGACTGTTGGATTATGGTCATTCTCGGCGGGAGCGGTAATAATATCGGTACTATTTTAGGTGCTGTAATTTACTTTGCTTACGATACCCTTACCCGTGAATACTTGGATGACATTTTCCCCAGTCTCAGTACTGAACAAGCGGGTGCATTTCGCATCATGATAATTGGTTTAATTTTGATTGTACTGATGGTTTGGCGTCCTCAAGGTATCTTAGGAAAAAAGGAGGAACTCACCCTTGGCAAATAA
- a CDS encoding ABC transporter ATP-binding protein, whose product MANNQSSELPLLAASGLAKSFGGIKAVNDAEIQVKKGSITGLIGPNGAGKTTLFNLLSNFIRPDKGRVIFDGEQIQQLQPHKIAQQGLIRTFQVARTLSRLSVLENVVLAAQKQTGENFWQVQLQPHVVVKEEKELRERAMFLLDKVGLAAKAQDYAGGLSGGQRKLLEMARALMTNPKLILLDEPAAGVNPRLIDDICDRIITWNREEGMTFLIIEHNMDVIMSLCDRVWVLAEGQNLADGTPAEIQSNAKVLQAYLGQ is encoded by the coding sequence TTGGCAAATAATCAATCTTCAGAATTACCTTTACTCGCAGCAAGTGGACTTGCAAAAAGTTTCGGTGGAATTAAAGCTGTAAATGACGCAGAAATTCAAGTTAAAAAAGGTAGCATTACTGGGTTGATTGGTCCCAACGGTGCGGGAAAAACGACTTTATTTAACTTACTTTCTAACTTCATCCGTCCAGACAAAGGAAGAGTGATTTTTGATGGAGAACAAATTCAGCAGCTACAACCGCACAAAATCGCCCAGCAAGGCTTGATTCGCACCTTTCAGGTAGCGCGGACTCTTTCGCGGTTATCGGTGTTAGAAAACGTGGTCTTGGCAGCGCAAAAGCAAACTGGTGAAAATTTTTGGCAAGTACAGTTGCAACCGCACGTAGTCGTGAAGGAAGAAAAGGAACTGCGCGAAAGAGCGATGTTTTTGCTAGATAAGGTAGGATTAGCTGCGAAAGCGCAAGATTACGCTGGGGGGTTGTCTGGGGGACAACGCAAGCTGTTGGAAATGGCAAGAGCGTTGATGACCAATCCGAAGTTGATTTTGTTGGATGAACCGGCAGCGGGGGTGAATCCGAGATTGATTGATGATATATGCGATCGCATTATCACTTGGAACCGTGAAGAGGGTATGACATTTCTAATTATCGAACACAATATGGATGTAATTATGTCGTTGTGCGATCGCGTTTGGGTTCTCGCTGAAGGACAAAATCTCGCTGACGGTACTCCAGCGGAAATTCAAAGCAATGCGAAAGTTTTACAAGCTTATTTAGGGCAATGA
- a CDS encoding aldehyde dehydrogenase family protein — MTTLTCCNYIDGQWLSTTQTLLSRNPTNNNEVIATFPRSNSADVDVAIASARKAYRSWRQVPAPARAEYIFRVGELLLQHKEELAQLISREMGKAITEARGDVQEGVDCAFYSAGEGRRLFGQTTPSEMPNKFAMTMRMPIGVCALITPWNFPVAIPCWKAMPALVCGNTVILKPAEDTPACATKLIEIFQQAGLPPGVVNLVHGLGEEAGKALVEHPDVDLVSFTGSSETGAFVGATCGRTHKRVCLEMGGKNAQVVMEDADLELALDGAIWGAFGTAGQRCTATSRLILHRDIKEKFTTMLKERTSKLRLGSPTDPDTDIGPIINQRQLERVKMYLDIAREENAKVLIGGEIASEGELKNGYFFQPTILDNVTPEMRVAREEIFGPVVALIEVSSFEEAIAILNDTNYGLSSSVYTRDINRAFAAMRDIEAGITYINGPTIGAEVHLPFGGVKQTGNGHREAGTTAIEVFTEWKSVYVDFSGSLQRAQIDNRG, encoded by the coding sequence ATGACCACGCTAACTTGCTGCAATTACATCGACGGTCAATGGTTGAGTACTACACAAACACTCTTAAGTCGCAACCCAACCAACAATAACGAAGTTATAGCCACTTTTCCCCGTTCTAATTCAGCAGATGTGGATGTAGCGATCGCATCTGCTCGTAAAGCTTACCGCAGTTGGCGACAAGTTCCCGCACCTGCGCGTGCAGAATATATTTTTCGCGTTGGGGAATTGTTACTTCAGCATAAAGAAGAACTTGCACAGTTAATCAGTCGGGAAATGGGTAAAGCGATAACAGAAGCACGGGGAGATGTGCAAGAAGGTGTAGACTGTGCTTTTTACAGTGCTGGGGAAGGACGACGACTTTTTGGGCAAACGACACCTTCAGAAATGCCGAATAAATTCGCGATGACGATGCGGATGCCGATAGGAGTTTGTGCTTTAATTACTCCTTGGAATTTCCCGGTTGCGATTCCTTGTTGGAAAGCTATGCCGGCATTAGTTTGTGGTAATACTGTCATCCTCAAACCGGCAGAAGATACTCCCGCTTGTGCAACTAAGTTAATTGAGATTTTTCAACAAGCCGGTTTACCTCCGGGTGTGGTTAACTTGGTGCATGGATTGGGTGAAGAAGCGGGTAAAGCTTTAGTTGAACATCCTGATGTTGACTTGGTTTCCTTTACCGGTTCTTCGGAAACCGGCGCTTTTGTCGGTGCAACTTGCGGACGCACTCACAAGCGTGTCTGTCTGGAAATGGGGGGGAAAAATGCTCAAGTGGTGATGGAAGATGCAGATTTAGAATTGGCTTTAGATGGGGCAATTTGGGGTGCATTTGGTACGGCTGGTCAACGGTGTACGGCTACGAGTCGGTTAATTTTACATCGCGATATCAAAGAAAAATTTACCACGATGTTGAAAGAGCGTACAAGTAAGTTACGCTTGGGTTCTCCCACTGACCCCGATACTGATATTGGTCCGATAATTAATCAAAGGCAACTTGAACGGGTGAAAATGTATCTGGATATTGCCCGTGAGGAAAATGCAAAGGTGTTAATTGGTGGGGAAATTGCCAGCGAGGGAGAACTGAAAAATGGTTACTTTTTTCAACCAACTATTCTTGATAATGTAACTCCCGAAATGCGGGTTGCGCGGGAAGAAATATTTGGACCAGTGGTAGCATTAATTGAGGTTAGCTCTTTTGAAGAAGCGATCGCTATCCTCAACGATACCAATTACGGTCTTTCTTCTTCAGTTTACACCCGCGATATCAACCGCGCTTTTGCTGCCATGCGCGACATCGAAGCCGGAATAACTTATATTAATGGTCCTACAATCGGTGCGGAAGTACATTTACCTTTTGGTGGGGTGAAACAAACCGGCAACGGACACCGGGAAGCAGGAACTACCGCAATAGAAGTATTTACAGAATGGAAAAGTGTGTATGTTGATTTTTCTGGTAGTTTGCAACGCGCACAAATTGATAATCGGGGATAA
- a CDS encoding cyclase family protein encodes MDCDRSILDTTNSFLLQEVAPKANEIDSDPQALFEALQGLGKLGLLALRSDKQVSEATFGDFQELIARYSGALAFVQTQHQSAAAMLSTSNNSTLKQAYLPQMSNGEVLIGVGFSHLRRQGEPLTLAVPVAGGYQLDGIVPWVTGWNLFQHFIVAATLPDGSAVFGIVPFVQTSQKSRGEITFTAPAQLAAMISSNTVSATLTRWFLPQERVVFIKPPGWIHENSKNNILRPTFLATGCAFAGLDIIEAAKESKSLPFINDAFDSLLQELTQCRTLIREAQQKSIGTAERLQMRAWAIDLATRIAHAAVTVSSGSANYMHHPAQRIYREALVFTVTGQTTAVMEATLQRLTGGDEKTRGQAEDTSVRGWRSEEYVRGQGDTGTWETLSPPLPIPPSPHLPLSSPYSRIIHLSHTIDTDIPQWQGDPPVEFDTVAKLEKDGYYLRRFSLGEHSATHINAPKSFHSFGVGIDKYPAESLVVSAVVIDIRAKTAVNSDYVLTVADILAWEEEYGEITAESVVILYTGWQEKWCDKDAFFNQDAEGSLHFPGFGSDATQFLLNERQIAGVGIDTHGVDSGQDTTFTINRLVLEKPRLVLENLTNLDQLPPRGAMLAIAPLLLQNGSGSPVGVLALVP; translated from the coding sequence ATGGATTGCGATCGCTCTATCCTAGATACTACCAATTCCTTTTTACTTCAGGAAGTTGCACCCAAGGCTAACGAAATAGACAGCGATCCACAAGCTTTATTTGAAGCACTCCAAGGTTTGGGAAAGTTAGGTTTACTAGCGTTACGAAGTGACAAACAAGTTAGTGAAGCGACTTTTGGTGACTTTCAAGAATTAATAGCCAGATATTCCGGGGCTTTAGCTTTTGTGCAAACACAACATCAAAGCGCAGCAGCGATGCTTTCTACTAGCAACAACTCTACATTAAAACAAGCATACCTTCCCCAGATGAGCAACGGTGAAGTTTTAATTGGAGTCGGTTTCTCGCATTTGCGACGTCAAGGTGAACCCCTAACATTAGCCGTACCTGTAGCTGGAGGATATCAATTAGATGGAATTGTACCTTGGGTAACTGGCTGGAACTTATTTCAACATTTTATCGTCGCTGCCACATTACCTGATGGTAGTGCAGTTTTTGGTATCGTCCCTTTTGTGCAGACATCTCAAAAATCGAGAGGGGAAATTACATTTACCGCACCAGCACAACTAGCAGCAATGATATCAAGCAATACCGTATCTGCCACTTTAACTCGCTGGTTCTTACCTCAAGAGCGCGTAGTTTTTATTAAACCACCCGGATGGATTCACGAAAACAGTAAAAACAACATTTTGCGACCTACTTTTTTAGCTACAGGATGCGCTTTTGCAGGTTTAGATATTATTGAGGCAGCTAAAGAGAGTAAATCACTACCTTTTATTAACGATGCCTTTGACTCTTTATTACAAGAACTAACTCAGTGTCGCACTCTGATTAGAGAAGCGCAACAAAAATCGATAGGAACAGCAGAACGCTTGCAAATGAGAGCTTGGGCAATTGACTTAGCAACGCGAATCGCTCACGCAGCCGTTACCGTTTCCAGCGGTTCCGCTAATTACATGCATCATCCGGCACAGCGAATATATCGCGAAGCTTTGGTATTTACGGTAACAGGTCAAACTACCGCAGTTATGGAAGCGACACTTCAGCGGTTGACGGGAGGGGATGAAAAGACAAGGGGACAAGCGGAGGACACTTCCGTGCGGGGGTGGAGGAGTGAGGAATATGTCCGTGGACAAGGAGACACAGGAACATGGGAAACACTTTCCCCCCCTCTCCCCATCCCCCCCTCTCCCCATCTCCCCCTCTCCTCTCCCTACTCGCGCATCATCCATTTAAGTCATACAATTGATACAGACATTCCCCAATGGCAAGGCGACCCGCCTGTAGAATTTGATACTGTAGCGAAATTAGAAAAAGATGGTTATTATCTGCGGCGTTTCTCGTTGGGGGAACACAGCGCTACCCATATCAACGCTCCTAAAAGTTTTCATAGCTTTGGTGTGGGAATTGATAAATACCCCGCCGAATCGTTGGTAGTATCCGCAGTAGTTATAGATATCCGTGCTAAAACCGCAGTTAATTCTGATTATGTCCTGACTGTTGCAGATATTCTCGCTTGGGAAGAAGAATATGGCGAGATTACCGCAGAAAGTGTAGTAATACTGTATACAGGCTGGCAAGAGAAATGGTGCGATAAAGATGCATTTTTCAACCAGGATGCTGAAGGAAGTCTGCATTTTCCAGGGTTTGGCAGTGATGCTACCCAATTTTTACTCAATGAACGTCAAATCGCTGGCGTAGGAATTGATACTCACGGTGTAGATTCTGGGCAAGATACCACGTTTACTATTAACCGTTTGGTGTTGGAGAAACCGCGTCTTGTGTTGGAGAATTTAACCAACTTGGATCAACTGCCACCAAGAGGCGCTATGCTGGCGATCGCACCTCTATTATTACAGAATGGTTCTGGTTCTCCCGTCGGCGTGTTGGCTTTAGTGCCCTGA